In a genomic window of Weissella tructae:
- a CDS encoding S1C family serine protease, protein MKKTMKTVVIALLAGLIGGGLSVGLGAYYGVFEPKTEKVVNSSDTKVADTAVKDDSKATQAFKSVSGAIVSVINLQGSQNSDELLETASEGSGVIYKSSGRDAYVVTNNHVVDGSKKIQILMQDGTKEPAELVGTDVETDLAVLKISNKAVKDVAKFANSDQLQPGETALAIGSPLGSEYATSVTEGIISAPKREIETQAPNGQRLGKTTVIQTDAAINPGNSGGALVNLAGQVVGINSMKLSTSQSGTAVEGMGFAIPANTVVKIIEALEKDGKVTRPSLGVSLYDLSNISSVDQADVLKLPTKVKTGVVVIKTTRDGSAEKAGLKKFDVITKLNDISVSDANDLRNALYKFDVNEKITVTYYRDGKEQTVQLQLQSN, encoded by the coding sequence ATGAAAAAAACGATGAAGACAGTCGTTATTGCGCTGTTGGCTGGATTGATTGGTGGTGGACTTTCTGTAGGGCTTGGTGCTTATTATGGTGTCTTTGAACCTAAAACAGAAAAAGTAGTTAATTCATCAGATACGAAAGTAGCAGATACAGCAGTGAAAGATGATTCGAAAGCAACGCAAGCCTTTAAATCGGTGTCTGGTGCAATTGTGTCAGTTATCAATCTCCAAGGTAGCCAAAATAGTGATGAGTTGTTAGAGACGGCGTCAGAGGGGTCAGGGGTTATTTATAAGAGCTCTGGTCGTGATGCGTATGTCGTGACGAATAATCACGTTGTAGATGGATCTAAGAAAATACAAATCTTAATGCAAGATGGAACGAAAGAACCGGCCGAATTAGTTGGGACAGATGTTGAAACTGATTTGGCGGTGTTGAAGATTTCGAATAAAGCGGTGAAAGATGTCGCTAAATTTGCAAATTCTGATCAATTGCAACCTGGTGAAACAGCATTGGCGATTGGGTCTCCATTAGGATCGGAATACGCTACTTCTGTGACGGAAGGAATTATTTCTGCGCCAAAACGTGAAATTGAAACGCAAGCACCGAATGGACAACGTCTAGGAAAAACAACGGTTATTCAAACTGACGCAGCGATTAACCCAGGAAACTCTGGTGGTGCATTGGTTAATCTGGCGGGGCAAGTTGTTGGGATTAATTCAATGAAGTTGTCAACGTCACAATCCGGAACGGCAGTTGAAGGAATGGGATTTGCGATTCCAGCGAATACGGTTGTGAAAATTATTGAAGCATTAGAAAAAGATGGTAAAGTCACACGACCAAGTTTGGGTGTTTCTTTGTATGATTTGAGTAATATTTCTTCGGTCGATCAAGCGGATGTATTAAAATTGCCAACGAAAGTGAAGACTGGAGTTGTTGTGATCAAGACGACCCGCGATGGTTCAGCTGAAAAGGCTGGGCTGAAAAAGTTTGATGTCATTACGAAGTTGAATGATATTTCAGTTTCTGATGCAAATGACTTACGTAATGCGTTATATAAGTTCGATGTGAATGAAAAAATCACCGTAACATATTATCGTGATGGTAAAGAACAGACGGTTCAATTGCAGTTACAGTCGAATTAA
- a CDS encoding DUF1934 domain-containing protein: MPQETAIALTAISKITQENQSETIETVTSGTATEMANATYIRYIEETSVDDTTLQTNVTIKLADDNTLQIRRSGAANARLTFDLTQPTTTHYRTAVGNFVFDIHTSALSINTTDGTCHVAYALKSGDDLIGHYDFALNYTTV; encoded by the coding sequence ATGCCGCAAGAAACTGCCATCGCCCTAACTGCCATCAGTAAAATCACACAAGAAAACCAAAGCGAAACCATCGAAACAGTTACCTCAGGAACTGCTACCGAGATGGCCAACGCAACCTACATCCGTTACATTGAAGAAACCTCTGTTGATGACACCACTTTACAGACAAACGTGACCATCAAACTTGCAGACGATAACACATTGCAAATTCGTCGTTCAGGTGCTGCGAACGCACGCTTAACGTTTGATTTAACACAACCTACAACAACTCACTACCGCACTGCAGTCGGTAACTTCGTATTTGATATTCACACAAGCGCATTATCAATCAACACAACCGATGGTACATGCCATGTCGCCTACGCTCTTAAGTCAGGCGACGACCTTATTGGTCACTACGATTTCGCTTTAAACTACACAACTGTATAA
- a CDS encoding HD domain-containing protein, which produces MAEVNKETIFRDPVLNSVVVKDQLILDLIGTTEFQRLRRIKQLGSANSVFHGAEHSRFSHSLGVYEIARRFSEQLAEFHATKVPGDGLWDPNERIVLLSAALLHDLGHGPYSHTFEHIFGTNHEDYTRAIITEPGTQINTVLKAYDPELPQKVADVINKTYANRQVVQLISSQIDADRMDYLLRDAYYTGATYGEFDLSRIIQMVRPYEGGIAFEEKGLYAIEDYVVSRYQMYVQVYFHPVSRSLEILLTHLLERAQYLFEEDAKSTRIDKNFISPALQVAFKHQDAIPVSEYLRLDDNVLLADISQWRFHSDAVLADLATRFIDRHPLKSIEVTDETRHLLPTLRALINDAGFEPRYYTAENDSFDQPYSDHQLQGKSPKTQIELIAQDGTLTDLSNGSAVVSTLMGRAFGDARFFFPKEMLQTDATGDLMADVYTDFQRYVRNGRLVVPTDK; this is translated from the coding sequence ATGGCAGAAGTTAATAAAGAAACAATTTTTCGTGACCCAGTTCTGAACTCAGTTGTCGTCAAAGATCAACTTATTTTAGATTTAATCGGCACAACTGAATTTCAACGTCTACGCCGAATTAAGCAATTAGGCAGTGCAAATTCTGTTTTCCACGGTGCGGAACATTCTCGTTTTTCCCATTCGCTAGGTGTATACGAAATTGCCCGTCGTTTTTCAGAACAATTAGCAGAATTTCACGCGACTAAAGTCCCTGGTGATGGTTTGTGGGACCCGAATGAGCGTATTGTGTTATTGAGTGCAGCGTTGCTGCATGACTTAGGTCACGGACCATACTCACATACATTTGAGCATATTTTTGGTACAAATCATGAAGATTATACACGCGCAATTATTACTGAGCCAGGAACTCAGATTAATACGGTGTTGAAAGCATATGATCCTGAACTACCGCAAAAAGTGGCAGATGTGATTAATAAGACATATGCCAACCGTCAAGTGGTGCAATTGATTTCTAGTCAAATTGATGCGGATCGAATGGATTATTTGTTGCGAGATGCGTATTATACCGGTGCGACCTATGGTGAATTTGATTTAAGTCGAATTATTCAGATGGTGCGCCCTTACGAGGGTGGAATTGCGTTTGAAGAAAAAGGATTGTATGCCATAGAAGATTACGTTGTTTCACGTTATCAAATGTATGTACAAGTGTACTTCCATCCGGTTTCTCGTTCGTTGGAGATATTATTGACGCATTTATTAGAGCGTGCGCAATATCTCTTTGAGGAAGATGCCAAATCAACACGTATTGATAAGAATTTTATTTCGCCTGCTTTACAAGTCGCGTTTAAGCACCAGGATGCAATTCCGGTGTCAGAATACCTGCGTTTAGATGACAATGTCTTGTTAGCTGACATCAGCCAATGGCGATTCCATTCAGATGCGGTGTTAGCAGACTTGGCGACTCGTTTTATTGATCGTCATCCGTTGAAGTCAATTGAAGTGACTGATGAGACCCGTCATTTGTTACCTACGTTACGAGCGTTGATTAACGACGCGGGGTTTGAACCGCGTTACTACACGGCTGAGAATGATAGTTTTGATCAACCGTATAGCGATCATCAACTCCAAGGGAAGAGTCCAAAGACGCAAATTGAGTTGATTGCACAAGATGGTACCCTGACTGATCTATCAAATGGTAGTGCAGTTGTCTCTACCTTGATGGGGCGAGCTTTTGGGGATGCACGTTTCTTCTTCCCTAAGGAAATGTTACAAACGGATGCAACGGGTGATTTGATGGCGGATGTCTACACTGATTTTCAGCGATATGTCCGTAATGGACGCCTAGTTGTGCCAACTGATAAGTAA
- a CDS encoding Cof-type HAD-IIB family hydrolase, whose amino-acid sequence MIKLVTIDIDDTLVNSAKEITPRVKAAVQAATAAGVKIVLTTGRPITGVQAYLDELGLNNLEDQYVVTYNGAMIQTTAGTTIGGNPLNHAAYVKLADWAVEHDYYIQVESSAEAFTPSRKVNPAASGENYMINMPLNIVDVADMDPELAYVKFMFIEPAARLQEVRADLDKTDFAQEFTFVQSSTQFLEVLNQAASKGNALRTLAGHLNVDISETMAIGDQANDLTMIEAAGLGVAMGNAVPAIKAAAQEETTTQNEDGVGVALEKFVLA is encoded by the coding sequence ATGATTAAATTAGTAACAATTGATATTGATGACACATTGGTAAATTCTGCCAAAGAAATCACGCCTCGTGTTAAGGCTGCGGTTCAAGCAGCAACTGCAGCTGGTGTGAAGATCGTTTTGACAACAGGTCGTCCCATTACAGGTGTGCAAGCATACCTGGATGAATTGGGATTGAACAATTTGGAAGACCAATATGTGGTGACATATAACGGTGCTATGATTCAAACGACAGCAGGGACAACAATTGGTGGAAATCCTTTGAATCATGCGGCCTATGTTAAGTTAGCTGACTGGGCTGTTGAACATGACTACTATATTCAAGTTGAGAGTTCAGCAGAAGCATTTACGCCAAGTCGTAAGGTGAACCCAGCAGCGAGTGGTGAAAATTACATGATTAACATGCCATTGAACATCGTTGATGTGGCAGATATGGACCCAGAATTAGCCTATGTTAAGTTTATGTTCATTGAACCTGCTGCGCGTTTGCAAGAAGTTCGTGCTGATTTAGATAAGACTGATTTTGCACAAGAATTTACATTTGTACAATCAAGTACACAATTCTTGGAAGTTTTGAACCAAGCCGCAAGTAAGGGTAATGCATTGCGTACCTTGGCTGGACACTTGAATGTAGATATTTCAGAAACAATGGCTATTGGGGACCAAGCTAATGACCTAACAATGATTGAAGCTGCTGGTTTGGGTGTTGCCATGGGTAATGCGGTGCCTGCTATTAAGGCAGCTGCGCAAGAAGAAACAACAACGCAAAACGAAGATGGTGTCGGGGTTGCGTTGGAAAAGTTTGTTTTAGCATAA
- the rpoE gene encoding DNA-directed RNA polymerase subunit delta, translating into MAITQFEGQNKSELSMIEVARAILSDRHETMAFSDLLNEVQSFTGKTDDEIRARLAQFYTDLNIDGSFISLGDNVWGLRSWYPIDSIDEAVHLDLEEEEATAKPKKKRKKINAFLADVADDDDVIDYNDDDPEDDDFGAVETSKNEDEDAEAADDDSDDDSDDDFDEVAGGIGEEIGGIAPVDDDYGSGDIEK; encoded by the coding sequence TTGGCGATTACACAATTTGAAGGTCAAAATAAGTCAGAATTATCAATGATTGAAGTGGCGCGGGCAATTTTGTCTGACCGTCACGAAACAATGGCGTTTTCTGATTTGTTAAATGAAGTTCAATCATTTACGGGAAAGACGGATGATGAAATCCGCGCCCGTTTGGCACAATTCTATACTGATTTAAATATTGACGGGTCATTTATCTCATTGGGAGATAATGTTTGGGGGCTACGTTCATGGTATCCTATCGATTCTATTGACGAAGCTGTCCACTTGGACCTTGAAGAAGAAGAAGCAACAGCAAAGCCTAAGAAGAAGCGTAAGAAGATTAACGCCTTCTTGGCCGACGTTGCGGATGATGACGATGTGATCGACTACAATGATGACGATCCTGAAGATGATGACTTTGGTGCGGTTGAAACGTCAAAGAATGAAGATGAAGACGCTGAAGCAGCGGATGATGATTCAGATGACGATTCAGACGACGACTTTGATGAAGTTGCGGGTGGTATCGGTGAAGAAATTGGTGGAATTGCACCAGTTGATGACGATTACGGCTCAGGTGACATCGAAAAGTAA